TCCCGGGTCATCAACGGCCGCGCCGACGTCTCGCCGCGGACCCGGCAGCGGGTCGAGGAGCTGCTCAACCGCTATGACTACCAGCGGCGCAGCACGTCGGTGCGCAGCACGACGGGCCTGATCGACCTCGTCTTCAACGACCTCGACAGCCCGTGGGCGGTGGAGATCATCCGCGGCGTGGAGGACGTGGCGCACGCGGCGGGTGTCGGCACGGTCGTCTCGGCGATCCACCGCCGCACCTCCTCGGCGAAGCTGTGGCTCGACAACATGCGGGCCCGCAACACCGAGGGCGTCATCTTCGTCACCTCGACGCTGGAGCCGCCGCTCCAGGCGGAGCTGCGCCGGCTCAACATCCCCGTCGTCATCGTCGACGCGGCGGGGGTGCCCCCGCAGGAGGCCCCGACGATCGGCGCCACCAACTGGAACGGAGCGCTGCGGGCCACGGAGTTCCTGATCGGGCTGGGTCACGAGCGGATCGGGTTCATCGCCGGGCCCCCGCAGCTGCTCTGCAGCCGGGCCCGCCTCGACGGCTACCGCACCGCCCTCGACGCGGCCGGGATCGCCCTGGACGACAGGCTCATCTACCCCGGCAACTTCTACCACGAGGCGGGGTTCACCGGTGGCGGCCGCCTCCTCGACCTGCCCAGACCCCCGACGGCGATCTTCGCGGCGAGTGATCAGATGGCGCTCGGGGTCTACGAAGCCGTACGCCAGAGGGGCCTGCGCGTCGCCGACGACATCAGCATCGTCGGTTTCGACGACCTGCCGGAGGTCCGGTGGTGCTCGCCGCCGCTGACGACTGTCCGTCAGCCTCTGGCGGAGATGGGCCTGCTCGCCGCGCGGACGGTGCTGCGCCTGGCGCAGCGGGAGAAGATCGAGAGTCCGCGGGTGGAACTCGCCACGGAGTTGATCATCCGGGACAGTGCCGCCAAGCCGCGCGCCTGAACAGCGGTCGGCGGCAGGCCGGTAAACTCGTCTGCCGACGACCGCGAGAAGGGGTTACCCACCGAGATGAGCACCACGCAGACGCTCGAATTCCAGGCCGAGACACGTCACCTGCTCCAACTGGTGATCCATTCGGTCTACTCCAATAAGGACGTCTTCCTCCGAGAGCTCATCTCCAACGCCTCCGACGCGCTGGACAAGCTGCGCATGGAAGCCTTCCGTGACAAGGACCTGCAGGTCGACACCGACGACCCGCACATCGGGGTCACGATCGACGCGCAGGCGCGCACCCTGACCGTGCGCGACAACGGCATCGGGATGAACCGCGACGAGGTCGTGGCCCTGATCGGCACGATCGCGAAGTCCGGCACGAGCGAGCTGCTGCGCCAGTGGAAGGAGGCGGCGGAGTCCTCGGCGCCCGACCTCATCGGCCAGTTCGGCGTCGGTTTCTACGCCACCTTCATGGTCGCCG
This portion of the Allocatelliglobosispora scoriae genome encodes:
- a CDS encoding LacI family DNA-binding transcriptional regulator gives rise to the protein MDGNRRVTIAVIAREAGVSVPTVSRVINGRADVSPRTRQRVEELLNRYDYQRRSTSVRSTTGLIDLVFNDLDSPWAVEIIRGVEDVAHAAGVGTVVSAIHRRTSSAKLWLDNMRARNTEGVIFVTSTLEPPLQAELRRLNIPVVIVDAAGVPPQEAPTIGATNWNGALRATEFLIGLGHERIGFIAGPPQLLCSRARLDGYRTALDAAGIALDDRLIYPGNFYHEAGFTGGGRLLDLPRPPTAIFAASDQMALGVYEAVRQRGLRVADDISIVGFDDLPEVRWCSPPLTTVRQPLAEMGLLAARTVLRLAQREKIESPRVELATELIIRDSAAKPRA